A window of the Dictyostelium discoideum AX4 chromosome 4 chromosome, whole genome shotgun sequence genome harbors these coding sequences:
- the cdc20 gene encoding WD40 repeat-containing protein, with the protein MNSNYETAELEQLLSLNAPLENVEARWQRKARQNNSNTNNNNGNNGGDRFIPNKMNIDIGHFNLTKENSNPNPNAINNNSSTSTSTTATSSTTNNIESTLYKDTLANQLFESNSGDLESKILSFKSKAPVGNVSSSTNSLRVLYSQNQVGSTPTDQSLKKQFRQIPQQPERILDAPDIVDDYYLNLLDWSSQNVIAIPLGQTVYLWNATTSEIQRLFQVEQQDDYITSLQWTKDGNYLAVGTNSCTIQLWDVAHTKKVRELRGHAGRVGALAWNDYILSSGSSDTNIFNHDVRVQNHHVSTLSGHSQEVCGLKWSHDGGQLASGGNDNIINIWDINSENFETPAHTFEQHTAAVRALAWCPFQPNLLATGGGAADRTIRFWNTITGVCLNTVDTMSQVCSIQWSTTYRELVSSHGYSQNQLCVWKYPSMVKCAELTGHTSRALHTAISPDGETVVSASADETLRFWRVFEKENKLPTANRKSKEVSDGSMMRNINSLIR; encoded by the coding sequence atgaatTCAAATTATGAAACAGCAGAATTAGAACAATTATTAAGTTTAAATGCACCATTAGAAAATGTTGAAGCAAGATGGCAAAGAAAAGCAAGacaaaataatagtaatacaaacaataataatggtaataatggtggtgatagatttataccaaataaaatgaatatagATATTGGACATTTTAATCTTACTAAAGAAAATTCAAACCCAAATCCAAAtgcaataaataataattcatcaacatcaacatcaacaacagcaacatcGTCAACAACTAATAATATAGAATCAACACTTTATAAAGATACATTAgcaaatcaattatttgagAGTAATAGTGGTGATTTAGAATCAAAGATtctttcatttaaatcaaaagcACCCGTTGGTAatgtatcatcatcaaccaATTCATTACGTGTACTCTATAGTCAAAATCAAGTTGGTAGTACACCAACCGACCAATCATTAAAGAAACAATTTCGTCAaataccacaacaaccagaACGTATATTGGATGCACCAGATATTGTcgatgattattatttgaatctaCTCGATTGGAGTAGTCAAAATGTAATTGCAATTCCATTGGGTCAAACGGTTTACCTTTGGAATGCAACCACTAGTGAAATTCAAAGATTGTTTCAAGTGGAGCAACAAGACGATTATATTACATCACTTCAATGGACAAAAGATGGTAACTATTTAGCCGTTGGTACCAATAGTTGTACCATTCAATTATGGGATGTCGCTCATACCAAGAAGGTACGTGAACTTCGTGGTCACGCGGGTAGAGTTGGTGCTTTGGCATGGaatgattatattttaaGTTCAGGTTCATCCGATACCAATATCTTCAATCATGATGTACGTGTACAAAATCATCATGTCTCAACATTGTCAGGTCATTCTCAAGAGGTTTGTGGTCTTAAATGGTCACATGATGGTGGCCAATTGGCTTCGGGTGGCAATGATAATATCATCAACATTTGGGATATCAATTCTGAGAACTTTGAAACACCAGCTCATACATTTGAACAACATACTGCTGCCGTTCGTGCATTGGCTTGGTGTCCTTTTCAACCAAATTTACTCGCTACAGGTGGTGGTGCTGCCGATCGTACCATTCGTTTTTGGAATACAATTACTGGTGTTTGCTTAAATACTGTCGATACAATGTCACAGGTTTGTTCTATTCAATGGTCAACTACCTATCGTGAATTGGTTTCAAGTCATGGTTACTCTCAAAATCAACTTTGTGTTTGGAAATATCCCTCAATGGTAAAATGTGCTGAACTCACTGGTCATACTTCAAGAGCTTTACACACTGCAATATCACCCGATGGTGAAACTGTAGTTTCTGCTTCTGCCGATGAAACTCTTCGTTTTTGGAGAgtatttgaaaaagaaaataaactTCCAACTGCTAATCGTAAATCAAAAGAAGTTTCTGATGGTTCAATGATGAGAaatataaattctttaattcgTTAA
- the mkcA gene encoding MKC subfamily protein kinase — protein sequence MDNNSTLNNITITVASSHNNTTTNSNNNNNNNNGSNSNNNNEQLNTLSNSITSLKSLNISGSGVITNNSEVNTPSEGNITPLPLLSLSDALSPLRELYSCLYVGDIRALMSNQYLKFEENEKIRILGFPEPHLEIDEKTQKYFSYQIIEFESDEDILSIAKSFEQYSQLILGRTPTQPVVIQECCFGLVLASIYFIKYELFSLPQAHDLIGYNDFFGTSKKHSHFEKVDSCTLINDITSYYYNNMSSKRKTTIFSNNISFTNLQTTTPPTTTTTTTTTTTTSSSNNSEQIESTSKNNSSGITSPTSIKPKNKVGLLKKLFNKMDKESSNNNNNKEKVEKIKEKKESKKEREAREAKEEKEREEREKEHQLALKNIPPAELYKHHMEQIQKIQKQQIAELNATSPDGGNDLSNGSNGSKNGNNNNNNNNSNNNNNNNNSNEPNSQHQNHNPITNLMDQELIENYDDGSDRMKNSKTIISPNFESLPDEYKTMVKTWDIKQESVDEHFEIILSLLHFHTKQRFYSSDPTNLPDKPKYYNVGNVCGNCTPPMILDPAGSGQMVVAKSFYKRPFDQICKKPTNEMKKLYTFREKVGKGGFGTVYLVRNNMDKSKSRIAIKKLPHVRKKEKKFNVKEIRVLEFTNHPNIITYYNSHMLHDEVWIAMEFMEGGTLAEASNQYPFQESNIAYVAREVLQGLAYLHGIQLVHRDLKSQNIMMTTSGEIKLIDFGLCANLSKGERIRMCGSPIWMPPEMIQQKQHGYTCDIWSTAICLLELANRNNKLRKNPIKTMFMVGSEGIKDPFEDPHKWSDEFHDIINKCLQMDPHKRPSAQELLKHPFIQLADNKKKMGKILSSIFLKSIVGI from the exons atggataataatagtacattaaataatattacaattacTGTAGCAAGTAGTCataataatactacaactaatagcaacaacaacaataataataataatggtagtaatagtaataataataatgaacaatTGAATACATTAAGTAATAGCATTACAAgtttaaaatcattgaatattagtggtagtggtgtaattacaaataatagtgAAGTGAATACACCATCAGAAGGAAACATaacaccattaccattattaagtTTATCTGATGCTTTATCACCATTACGTGAATTGTATAGTTGTTTATATGTTGGTGATATCAGAGCATTAATGtcaaatcaatatttaaaatttgaagaaaatgaaaaaattagaattttagGTTTTCCCGAACCACATTtagaaattgatgaaaaaactcaaaaa tatttttcttatcaaattattgaatttgaatcagATGAAgatatattatcaattgcaAAAAGTTTTGAACAATATTCACAATTAATATTAGGTAGAACACCAACACAACCAGTTGTAATTCAAGAATGTTGTTTTGGATTAGTTTTAGCATCAATCTATTTTATAAAGtatgaattattttcattaccaCAAGCACATGATTTAATTGGATATAATGATTTCTTTGGAACTTCAAAAAAACATTCACACTTTGAAAAAGTTGATTCTTGtacattaataaatgatataacatcttattattataataatatgtcATCAAAGAGGAAAACtacaattttttcaaataatatttcttttacaaatttacaaacaacaacaccaccaactactactactacaactactacaactacaactacttcatcttcaaataatagtgaacaaattgaatcaacatctaaaaataattcatcaggaataacatcaccaacatcaattaaaccaaaaaataaagttggtttattaaaaaaattatttaataaaatggataaagaaagtagtaataataataataataaagaaaaagttgaaaaaattaaagaaaagaaagaaagtaaaaaagaaagagaagcTAGAGAAgcaaaagaagaaaaagaaagagaagaaagagaaaaagaacaTCAATTAGCATTAAAGAATATACCACCAGCTGAATTATATAAACATCATATGgaacaaattcaaaagatacaaaaacaacaaattgcAGAATTAAATGCTACATCACCAGATGGTGGTAATGATTTAAGTAATGGTAGTAATGGTAgtaaaaatggtaataataataataataataataatagtaataataataataataataataattcaaatgaacCAAATTCACAACATCAAAATCATAAtccaattacaaatttaatggatcaagaattaattgaaaattatgaTGATGGATCAGATAGAatgaaaaattcaaaaacaattatttcaCCAAATTTTGAATCATTACCAGATGAATATAAAACTATGGTTAAAACATGGGATATTAAACAAGAGTCGGTTGATGaacattttgaaattatattatcattattacacTTTCATACAAAGCAAAGATTTTATTCAAGTGATCCAACCAATTTACCAGATAAAccaaaatattataatgtTGGTAATGTTTGTGGTAATTGTACACCACCAATGATATTGGATCCAGCAGGTTCAGGACAAATGGTAGTTGCAAAATCATTCTATAAGAGACCATTTGACCAAATTTGTAAGAAACCAACAAATGAGATGAAGAAACTTTATACGTTTAGGGAAAAGGTTGGAAAGGGTGGATTTGGTACTGTATATTTAGTGAGAAACAATATGGATAAATCTAAATCTAGAATCGCCATTAAAAAGTTACCACATGTTAGAAAGAAGGAGAAGAAATTCAATGTAAAGGAAATTCGAGTATTGGAATTCACGAATCATCCAAACATTATCACTTACTATAATTCTCATATGCTTCATGATGAAGTTTGGATTGCTATGGAGTTTATGGAGGGTGGTACATTGGCCGAGGCCTCCAATCAATATCCATTCCAAGAGAGTAATATCGCTTATGTTGCAAGGGAGGTTTTACAAGGTCTAGCCTATTTACATGGCATTCAATTGGTGCATCGTGATCTTAAATCTCAAAATATTATGATGACCACCAGTGGTGAGATTAAATTAATCGATTTCGGACTTTGTGCTAACCTTTCCAAAGGTGAACGTATCAGAATGTGTGGTTCCCCAATTTGGATGCCACCAGAGATGattcaacaaaaacaacatgGTTACACTTGTGATATTTGGTCAACTGCAATCTGTTTATTGGAATTGgcaaatagaaataataaactcCGTAAAAATCCAATCAAAACTATGTTTATGGTAGGCTCTGAAGGTATTAAAGATCCCTTTGAAGATCCTCATAAATGGAGTGATGAATTCCACGATATCATCAATAAATGTTTGCAAATGGATCCTCATAAACGTCCTTCTGCtcaagaattattaaaacatccATTCATACAATTAGCcgataataaaaagaaaatgggtaaaattttatcttcaatatttttaaaatcaattgttggtatttaa
- a CDS encoding DNAJ heat shock N-terminal domain-containing protein — translation MNYNNELPDYYLILEIERTVTDVEVIKKAYKRLALKYHPDRNIGNELDVEEKFKSITEAYSILSNSEKKYEYDNLLFNRNNRNRGNNNNSSNNNSGGSGGGGGSSNNNNNNNNNNNNNNNNNNNNNFDNFDQFFSQHNQFGRSNFFDIFNQFFKASSSNFFTHTTPSPSPSPPPPPFGSPFMFSNSHSQHHHNIHQAHLNQHHHNMHQQMHSSFSDPFSFHNSMHDTVQHIHAMHRRQINNMNGFNNNNNNNNNNNNNNNNNNNNNNNNNNNNNNNNNNNNNNNNNNNNNNNNNNNYINSNNNANLYNSHGNNYGNNNNNNNNNNNNNNNNNNNNNNNNNNNNNNNNNNNNNNNNNNNSNSNTCNGNSNINSNSNSNNNINNRASQPPSPSFSPPLSPIDSLLYPTSNRAPSVFKQKVVVDVTFRESVFGCEKQLSIPVYRECNQCHGNISSNGGDSSNNCGVSNGNNGGINSGNKVKIISCDLCNGSGVFSGFTCRDCEGKGTKIQPISSSGSSPPITPNSSSSNLPNGNNNNNNNNNNNNNNNNNNCSQCNGSGQIKSMVRDELLIPAGIKDKEKQELEFSVNFNQSTMDEYRITAIMRVENSDQFMRIPNSNDVIINTHIGVTQSIFGASINIITIYGKQHRITIPPFSDVNNKHDNYYTTIPNLGFKDSKGGKTGSCRVNFVIDIPTPSSLTPREYELYKELESIEIKRQNDFNNNNNIYNNNNNNNNNVNRNSSNRNSNSRNNKNNNRNNSNNNNNNNNNNNNFVNNNNINYGNNN, via the coding sequence ATGAACTATAATAATGAACTACCAGATTATTActtaattttagaaattgaAAGAACAGTTACAGATGTTGAAGTTATAAAAAAAGCATACAAAAGATTAGCACTAAAATATCACCCTGATCGAAATATCGGTAACGAATTAGATGTTgaagaaaaatttaaatcaattacagAAGCATATTCAATATTATCCAATTCCGAAAAGAAATATGAATAtgataatcttttatttaatagaaataatagaaatagaggaaataataataatagtagtaataataatagtggtggtagtggtggtggtggtggtagtagtaataataacaataataacaacaacaataataataacaataacaataataataataacaataatttcgATAATTTCGATCAATTCTTTAGTCAGCATAATCAATTTGGACGTTCGAATTTCTTTGATATATTTAATCAATTCTTTAAAGCTAGTTCTTCAAATTTCTTTACACATACAACTCCTTCACCTTCACCTTCACCTCCACCTCCACCCTTTGGTTCACCTTTTATGTTTTCAAACTCTCATTCACAACATCACCACAACATTCACCAAGCCCATCTAAATCAACATCACCATAATATGCATCAACAAATGCATTCTTCATTCTCTGAccctttttcttttcataATAGTATGCATGACACTGTTCAACATATTCATGCAATGCATAGAAGACAAATCAATAATATGAATGGttttaacaacaataataacaataataacaacaacaataataataacaataacaataataacaataataacaataataacaataataacaataataacaataataacaataataacaataataacaataataataacaataataataacaataacaattatattaatagcaataataatgctaatttatataatagcCATGGTAATAACTATggaaataacaacaataataacaacaataataacaacaataataataataataataataataataataataataataataataataataataataataataataataataataataataataataataataatagcaacagCAATACTTGCaatggtaatagtaatatcaatagtaatagtaatagtaataataatataaataatagggCATCACAACCACCATCACCCTCTTTTTCTCCACCTTTATCGCCTATTGATTCATTGTTATACCCAACATCGAATAGAGCACCGAGTGTTTTTAAACAAAAGGTAGTTGTTGATGTTACTTTTAGGGAGAGTGTTTTTGGTTGtgaaaaacaattatcaatACCAGTATATAGGGAATGTAATCAATGTCATGGAAATATTAGTAGTAATGGCGGagatagtagtaataattgTGGAGTCAgcaatggtaataatggaGGAATAAATAGTGGaaataaagttaaaataatatcatgCGATTTATGTAATGGAAGTGGTGTATTTTCAGGTTTTACATGTAGAGATTGTGAAGGTAAAGGTACAAAAATTCAaccaatatcatcatcaggTTCATCGCCACCAATAACTCCAAATTCGTCATCCtcaaatttaccaaatggtaataataataacaataataataataataacaataacaataataacaataataattgtagTCAATGTAACGGAAGTGGTCAAATTAAAAGTATGGTTAGAGATGAACTATTAATACCGGCAGgtataaaagataaagagAAACAAGAATTAGAATTTTCAGTAAATTTCAATCAATCGACAATGGACGAATATCGTATAACAGCAATAATGAGAGTTGAAAACAGTGATCAATTTATGAGAAttccaaattcaaatgatgtTATTATCAATACACATATTGGTGTAACTCAATCGATATTTGGTGCATCTATAAATATCATCACTATATATGGTAAACAACATCGTATCACAATTCCACCATTCTCagatgtaaataataaacatgaTAACTACTATACAACCATACCAAATTTAGGTTTTAAGGATTCAAAAGGTGGAAAAACTGGATCTTGTCGTGTTAACTTTGTCATAGATATTCCAACTCCCTCCTCTTTAACACCAAGAGAATACGAACTCTATAAAGAattagaatcaattgaaattaaaagacaaaatgatttcaataataataataatatttataataataataataataataataataatgtaaacaGGAATAGCAGTAATAGAAATAGCAATAGTagaaacaacaaaaataacaatagaaataatagtaataataataataataataataacaataataataattttgtcaacaacaataatattaattatggtaataataattag